The proteins below come from a single Treponema phagedenis genomic window:
- a CDS encoding DUF4268 domain-containing protein, protein MKLGKLEEVDIRELWKHEQYDFSEWLSKEENIEMLGDEIGLTLTEINKEVFVGSYRCDLVAKDETTGIKVIIENQLEATNNDHLGKIITYASGLDANVVIWIVKEAREEHRSAIEWLNNKTTKDISFFLMKIRAYKIGDSLPAPKFVVIEKPNDFIKTANAGMDSGELSKAQAERLNFWNRFNEVLISRNKPFNARKATTDHWYDVALGTSEAHISITLVNKINSIGIEIYINDNKELFDRLYSASEEIQNELGFSMDWQRLDNKKASRIIYYISGFDFDNHENYNELINEVIDRVIDIRNAFRNRL, encoded by the coding sequence TTGAAATTAGGAAAATTAGAGGAAGTTGATATTAGAGAACTCTGGAAGCATGAGCAATATGATTTTTCGGAATGGTTATCTAAAGAAGAAAATATTGAAATGCTGGGAGATGAAATAGGCTTAACATTGACAGAGATAAACAAAGAAGTCTTTGTTGGTTCTTACCGATGTGATTTAGTTGCGAAAGATGAAACAACAGGAATTAAGGTTATTATTGAAAATCAACTTGAAGCTACTAATAATGACCATTTAGGTAAAATAATAACATATGCTTCTGGTTTAGACGCAAATGTTGTGATTTGGATTGTTAAAGAAGCAAGAGAAGAACATAGAAGTGCAATAGAGTGGTTAAACAATAAGACAACTAAAGATATTTCGTTTTTTCTAATGAAAATTCGTGCATATAAGATTGGAGATTCTTTGCCGGCACCGAAATTTGTGGTTATAGAGAAGCCTAATGATTTTATAAAAACAGCAAATGCTGGTATGGATAGTGGAGAATTAAGTAAAGCACAGGCTGAAAGATTGAACTTCTGGAATAGATTTAATGAAGTTTTGATTTCAAGAAATAAGCCATTTAATGCAAGAAAAGCTACAACAGATCACTGGTATGATGTTGCACTTGGTACGAGCGAAGCACACATATCAATTACATTAGTAAATAAAATCAATAGCATAGGTATTGAAATTTACATTAATGATAATAAGGAACTTTTTGATAGGTTGTATTCAGCATCTGAAGAAATACAAAATGAATTGGGATTTAGTATGGATTGGCAAAGATTAGATAATAAAAAAGCTTCCAGAATTATCTACTATATTAGCGGATTTGATTTTGACAATCATGAAAACTACAATGAATTAATTAATGAAGTAATAGATAGAGTTATTGATATTAGGAATGCTTTTAGAAATCGTTTATAG
- a CDS encoding SIR2 family protein produces MKFEHLGYNEQWKKKSGCRKYVEVIKIKGEISRKDLIREIEKAMKSEEIAAFIGAGLSVSAGFPTWSELLKQPAFDLELNVEKETDLVNLAQYYSNTKQRSSIDDLIKENFSKLNKPTRNHNLLAQLPISTYWTTNYDKLLEKALEDNNKISFVKTKDEQLRGTNRNFDAVVYKLHGDVDSPEDAVITRSDYEEFGYNKRKLFREVLEGDLLTKTFLFLGFSFSDPNFNYVIGRLRVLLEESKTRKHYCIMKRVSDKEDDFDYKKAKQELQIEDLNRYGVFTYLVDEYSDITDVLQTIVDRYRRKTIFISGSADDYGDFSDEEGKIFLHTLSMQLSEKGYHIVNGYGKGVGEYLLSGVAEYCLINGVTLRAVWQNLLRGLAKNVCFCVF; encoded by the coding sequence ATGAAATTTGAACACTTGGGATATAATGAACAGTGGAAAAAGAAGAGTGGGTGTAGAAAATATGTTGAGGTGATTAAGATTAAAGGTGAAATTTCAAGAAAAGATTTGATTAGAGAAATTGAAAAGGCAATGAAAAGTGAAGAAATAGCAGCTTTTATTGGAGCTGGGTTATCTGTTTCGGCAGGATTTCCAACTTGGTCTGAATTACTTAAGCAACCAGCTTTTGATCTAGAATTAAATGTTGAAAAGGAAACGGATTTAGTAAATTTAGCTCAATACTATTCCAATACCAAACAAAGAAGTTCCATAGACGATTTAATTAAAGAAAACTTTTCTAAACTGAATAAGCCTACAAGAAATCACAATCTTCTTGCTCAATTGCCAATTTCGACATACTGGACAACGAATTATGACAAACTACTTGAAAAGGCTCTGGAGGATAATAACAAGATTTCCTTCGTAAAAACAAAAGATGAGCAGCTTCGTGGTACGAATAGAAACTTTGATGCTGTTGTCTACAAATTACACGGGGATGTTGACTCTCCAGAGGATGCGGTAATTACAAGAAGTGATTACGAAGAATTTGGGTATAATAAAAGGAAACTCTTCAGAGAAGTCCTAGAAGGAGATTTGTTAACAAAAACATTCCTTTTCCTTGGATTTAGTTTTTCTGATCCTAATTTTAATTATGTCATTGGTAGGCTTAGAGTGTTGCTTGAAGAATCTAAGACAAGGAAGCACTACTGCATAATGAAAAGGGTATCTGATAAAGAAGATGACTTCGACTATAAGAAAGCCAAACAAGAGTTACAAATAGAAGATTTAAATCGTTATGGAGTATTTACCTATCTTGTGGATGAATATTCAGACATTACTGATGTTCTGCAAACAATTGTGGATAGATATAGACGAAAGACAATATTCATTTCGGGAAGTGCTGATGATTATGGTGATTTTTCAGATGAAGAAGGTAAAATATTTCTTCATACGCTGTCAATGCAATTATCCGAAAAAGGCTATCATATCGTTAATGGGTACGGTAAAGGTGTTGGAGAATACTTGCTATCAGGTGTTGCGGAATATTGCCTTATAAACGGTGTAACTTTACGCGCGGTTTGGCAAAATTTATTACGAGGTTTGGCAAAAAACGTGTGTTTTTGCGTGTTTTAG
- a CDS encoding DNA primase produces the protein MINKGNYLRNIPAELREYKQWLWFKKIRKQDLKGKEKILKLPVSPITLKSYGWNNKDQWADFETAVNNLESSACDGLSFVLSRDDPFVCIDLDNVDENILQMFQVEFRDTYKEISQSGKGVHIFVRGQIEKNFNNQIEKVEMYQANRCIAMTGNIYKFNDFVAEKVLLKQKELDKYYKLFSPKRSVREIIRKYQEAAECVPDSNTVIETMCRYNARARALFEGSYTSGDASKDDFSLLLFLNSFTHGNAEMMKDIFLKSALNRIGDRSKRRTEKGYMKYLEDSISKAIQGGNKRYWDYNYHRSKGGYSLE, from the coding sequence ATGATTAACAAGGGAAATTACTTAAGAAATATTCCGGCTGAATTAAGAGAATACAAGCAGTGGTTATGGTTTAAGAAAATCAGAAAACAGGATTTGAAAGGGAAAGAAAAAATACTAAAGCTTCCTGTAAGTCCGATTACCTTAAAATCTTATGGCTGGAATAATAAAGACCAATGGGCAGATTTTGAAACAGCAGTTAATAATTTAGAAAGTAGTGCTTGTGACGGATTGTCTTTTGTGTTAAGCAGGGATGATCCGTTCGTTTGTATCGACTTGGATAATGTTGATGAGAACATACTTCAGATGTTTCAGGTTGAATTTAGGGATACCTATAAAGAAATATCACAGTCAGGAAAAGGCGTACACATTTTTGTTCGAGGGCAAATTGAAAAGAACTTTAATAACCAAATTGAAAAAGTGGAGATGTATCAAGCAAACAGGTGCATTGCCATGACAGGTAATATCTATAAATTTAATGATTTTGTTGCAGAAAAAGTTCTCTTGAAACAAAAGGAGTTGGATAAATACTACAAGCTATTTTCTCCAAAAAGAAGTGTCAGAGAAATTATTAGAAAGTATCAGGAAGCAGCTGAATGTGTTCCTGACAGTAATACGGTTATAGAAACGATGTGCAGGTATAACGCAAGGGCAAGAGCATTGTTTGAAGGCTCATATACCAGCGGAGATGCCAGTAAAGATGACTTTTCATTACTTCTTTTTCTAAACAGTTTTACTCATGGAAATGCAGAAATGATGAAAGACATATTTTTGAAATCTGCACTTAATCGCATAGGCGATCGAAGTAAAAGAAGAACGGAAAAAGGATATATGAAATATTTAGAGGATAGCATTTCAAAAGCGATACAGGGAGGAAATAAGAGATATTGGGATTATAACTATCACAGAAGTAAAGGAGGATACTCGCTTGAATAA
- a CDS encoding type II restriction endonuclease: MERDFNTWLSGFRDSIADYGYYIDFEKVHRNVGNIKVELNILNSLIGSKNIEGDFESLIKKYPEVLKCIPLLLAVRANEIYCQDENGGYLYEFDFGEYSANSHFHYKRYKYFMRETGLFDLLENHIVNNLVDYATGVETGLDSNGRKNRGGHLMEDLVESFIQKAGFIKDTNYFKEIYIHQITDKWNIDLSAISNQGKMEKRFDFVVKTPNMIYGIETNFYGSGGSKLNETARSYKTLAWETEEIDGFMFVWFTDGKGWTSARNNLEETFDVMRHIYNIKDLEEGIINKVMI, encoded by the coding sequence ATGGAAAGAGATTTTAATACTTGGTTATCAGGATTTCGTGACAGCATAGCAGATTATGGTTATTATATAGATTTTGAAAAAGTTCATAGAAATGTGGGTAATATCAAGGTTGAGCTTAATATTTTAAATTCACTTATTGGTTCTAAAAACATTGAAGGTGATTTTGAAAGTTTAATTAAAAAATATCCTGAAGTCTTAAAGTGTATACCTCTACTTTTGGCGGTAAGGGCAAATGAGATCTACTGTCAGGATGAAAATGGTGGATATTTATACGAATTTGACTTTGGTGAGTATTCTGCGAATAGTCACTTTCATTATAAAAGATACAAATATTTTATGCGAGAGACAGGACTATTTGATTTATTGGAAAATCATATAGTTAACAATTTAGTTGACTATGCTACCGGTGTTGAAACAGGACTTGATTCTAATGGTCGTAAAAATCGCGGTGGACATCTTATGGAAGATTTGGTTGAAAGTTTTATTCAAAAAGCGGGATTTATAAAAGATACTAATTATTTTAAAGAAATCTATATTCATCAAATTACAGATAAATGGAATATAGACTTGTCTGCTATTTCCAATCAAGGGAAAATGGAAAAACGTTTTGATTTTGTAGTTAAAACCCCAAATATGATTTATGGTATTGAAACTAATTTTTATGGAAGCGGTGGCAGCAAATTAAACGAAACTGCACGTAGTTACAAAACGCTTGCATGGGAAACTGAAGAAATTGATGGATTTATGTTTGTTTGGTTTACTGATGGAAAAGGTTGGACAAGTGCCCGTAATAACCTTGAAGAAACATTTGATGTTATGCGACATATTTATAATATAAAAGATTTGGAAGAAGGCATTATCAATAAAGTAATGATATGA
- a CDS encoding PD-(D/E)XK nuclease superfamily protein produces the protein MIKNGKGGGNTKTGLVFEGKTDLATFLNDQNGYRVVGNIVFYNNEKVARIFKKHGFYRYLKEIGIDWTKIISKKLLPDDSIYVIINNTLFIVECKYQQVNGSVDEKLQTCDFKRKQYQKLMSQVNIDVEYIYLLSDWFKNPKYKDVLDYIISMHCQYYFEYIPLTKLGLPVPKNNEEK, from the coding sequence ATGATAAAAAATGGAAAAGGTGGAGGAAATACCAAAACCGGACTTGTGTTTGAGGGAAAGACAGATTTAGCTACTTTCTTGAATGATCAAAATGGATATCGAGTAGTTGGTAATATTGTTTTTTATAATAATGAAAAAGTGGCTAGAATTTTTAAAAAGCATGGATTTTATCGTTATTTAAAAGAAATAGGCATCGATTGGACAAAGATTATTTCAAAGAAGCTTTTGCCCGATGATAGTATATATGTGATTATAAATAACACACTTTTTATTGTTGAATGTAAGTATCAGCAAGTAAACGGTTCTGTTGATGAAAAATTGCAGACTTGTGATTTCAAAAGGAAACAGTATCAGAAATTAATGTCGCAGGTTAATATAGATGTCGAATACATTTATTTGTTATCGGATTGGTTTAAGAATCCAAAGTATAAAGATGTGTTGGACTATATTATTAGTATGCATTGTCAGTATTACTTTGAATACATTCCTTTAACCAAATTGGGATTGCCTGTTCCAAAAAATAATGAGGAGAAATGA
- a CDS encoding plasmid mobilization protein — MENRKRNIRLRFDLTDKEKELFERKKEESRAKSMSHFIRKTVLEKEIYEVALEPLRDLCGTLSIATNTLNHITKRVNQTGVIYKSDIDDMKKSIEKFSKEVWDIHSLLLKNTKEI, encoded by the coding sequence ATGGAAAATAGAAAGAGAAATATAAGGTTGAGATTTGATTTAACGGATAAAGAAAAAGAATTATTTGAAAGAAAAAAGGAAGAAAGCAGGGCAAAAAGCATGAGTCACTTTATACGAAAAACAGTTTTGGAAAAGGAAATTTATGAAGTTGCTCTGGAGCCTTTGAGAGATTTATGTGGAACATTATCCATTGCTACAAACACATTAAATCATATTACAAAGAGAGTAAATCAAACAGGAGTAATTTATAAAAGTGATATTGATGATATGAAAAAATCTATTGAAAAGTTCTCAAAAGAAGTGTGGGATATACATTCGTTGCTATTGAAAAATACGAAAGAAATATGA
- a CDS encoding glutamyl-tRNA amidotransferase gives MSNRIFRYNVNLVPLHIANQAQNAFRDELNNIPYLLYEVEHLSTGEIIAINKPGGKRNFGRLSRDDFMVFIFNPCEQRLWLISHSEISDDIADKYNYDEREALLLIEGLYNVCCGDEPDEVIDRLQIRDTIGLPVETILKVYKWIWGQEDCNYPTKAGRWLSMNALLDRFGVNIEDI, from the coding sequence ATGTCGAATAGAATATTTAGATATAATGTAAATTTAGTTCCACTACATATAGCAAATCAAGCACAAAATGCTTTTAGAGATGAGCTCAATAATATACCATATTTGCTATATGAGGTTGAACATTTGTCAACAGGAGAAATAATTGCAATTAATAAACCAGGAGGAAAAAGAAACTTTGGTAGGTTATCAAGAGATGATTTTATGGTGTTTATTTTCAATCCATGTGAACAAAGATTATGGTTAATTAGCCATAGTGAAATTAGTGATGATATAGCTGATAAATATAACTATGATGAGAGGGAGGCATTATTGCTAATTGAAGGTCTTTATAATGTTTGCTGTGGTGATGAACCGGATGAGGTTATTGATAGATTGCAAATTCGTGATACTATTGGACTTCCTGTAGAAACAATTCTTAAAGTATATAAATGGATTTGGGGACAAGAAGATTGCAATTATCCGACTAAAGCTGGACGGTGGCTTTCAATGAATGCTTTGTTGGATAGATTTGGAGTTAATATAGAGGATATTTGA
- a CDS encoding DNA adenine methylase produces the protein MKTPISYYGGKQQLAKKIVSLIPEHKIYCEPFCGGAAVLFAKEPSQAEVINDTNAEIINFYQVVQEDFPALQKEIMKTLHSREMHRHAKIIYENPDMFDTVKRAWAVWVQANMSFGNSIGTGFAYEKKNESTTKNIVNKIDEFTDKISNRIRMLQIENCDALKVIASRDTADTFHYIDPPYVGTHQGHYDGYTQQDFDNLLGMLQNIQGKFLLSSYRNKALMEFTKKNNWYCIELKMASSLSAKGKAKRMTKIEVLTANYPIGIVDGEVKKL, from the coding sequence ATGAAAACACCTATTAGTTATTACGGCGGCAAACAACAGCTTGCAAAAAAAATAGTATCACTTATTCCTGAACATAAAATCTACTGCGAACCCTTCTGCGGAGGTGCTGCTGTTCTGTTCGCGAAAGAGCCCTCACAAGCTGAAGTCATCAACGATACAAATGCGGAAATCATCAACTTTTACCAAGTTGTACAAGAAGACTTCCCAGCACTCCAAAAAGAAATTATGAAAACGCTGCATAGCCGTGAAATGCACCGACATGCCAAAATAATTTACGAAAACCCTGACATGTTTGATACGGTAAAAAGAGCATGGGCTGTATGGGTGCAAGCTAATATGTCATTTGGGAATAGTATCGGGACGGGGTTTGCGTATGAAAAAAAGAATGAGAGTACAACAAAGAATATTGTAAATAAAATAGATGAGTTTACGGATAAAATATCAAATAGAATTAGAATGCTGCAAATTGAAAATTGCGATGCCTTAAAGGTTATTGCTTCCCGCGATACAGCCGATACATTCCACTATATTGACCCGCCCTATGTAGGTACACATCAAGGACATTATGACGGTTATACTCAACAAGATTTTGATAACCTTTTAGGAATGCTGCAAAATATACAGGGGAAATTCTTGCTTAGTTCTTATCGAAACAAAGCCCTTATGGAGTTTACCAAAAAAAATAATTGGTACTGCATTGAATTAAAAATGGCCTCTTCTTTAAGCGCAAAGGGGAAAGCTAAAAGAATGACAAAAATAGAAGTCCTAACCGCAAACTATCCAATCGGAATTGTTGACGGAGAAGTAAAAAAACTTTAA
- a CDS encoding DUF3644 domain-containing protein → MGRSITNELLDKSKEAMVSAIQIYNNPLIKFKSEMFIITAIISWTYLMHAYYSKESIDYRYFHMRGKRKRYDRTKNGAYKHWEIERCINEQASPLDKGTANNLRFLIGIRHEIEHQKTDSIDEYIGAKLQACALNYNREIIKMFGDKHSIKDNLSLTIQFSPISPEQEQLLRKESVNEIPSNVKNFIATFESELDDEELKSLYYSYRIVYIPIQVNRANQADRAIEFISPDSDKAKDVERVLVKAVEKAKFLHSDIVKMMNEEGYSTFSMHYHTQLWKAKDAKNKKYNYGVKVSKQWYWYGNWIDVVRDYCQKNNF, encoded by the coding sequence ATGGGTAGATCAATAACCAATGAGTTACTTGATAAATCAAAAGAAGCAATGGTATCTGCTATACAAATTTATAACAACCCTTTGATTAAATTTAAGTCTGAGATGTTTATTATCACTGCCATTATTTCTTGGACATATCTTATGCATGCTTATTATAGCAAAGAAAGTATAGACTATAGATATTTTCATATGAGAGGCAAACGGAAAAGATATGATAGGACTAAGAATGGTGCATATAAGCACTGGGAGATAGAAAGGTGTATTAATGAACAAGCTTCTCCATTAGATAAAGGTACAGCTAATAATCTGAGGTTTTTAATCGGAATAAGACATGAAATCGAACATCAGAAAACGGATAGCATTGATGAATATATTGGAGCTAAACTACAAGCATGTGCATTAAATTATAATAGAGAGATAATCAAAATGTTTGGGGATAAGCATAGCATAAAAGATAATTTGAGCTTAACAATTCAATTTTCTCCAATATCACCCGAACAGGAACAGTTATTAAGAAAAGAATCAGTAAATGAAATACCGAGTAATGTAAAGAATTTTATTGCAACATTTGAATCCGAGTTGGATGATGAAGAATTAAAATCATTATACTATTCTTACAGGATTGTATACATTCCAATACAAGTAAATCGAGCCAATCAAGCAGATAGGGCAATAGAATTTATTTCTCCAGACAGTGACAAAGCAAAAGATGTAGAACGTGTGTTAGTTAAAGCTGTTGAAAAAGCGAAATTTTTGCATAGTGATATCGTGAAAATGATGAATGAGGAAGGGTATTCTACATTTAGCATGCATTACCATACTCAATTATGGAAGGCAAAAGATGCTAAAAATAAAAAATATAATTATGGAGTAAAAGTTTCTAAACAGTGGTATTGGTATGGAAATTGGATTGATGTAGTTAGAGATTATTGCCAAAAGAATAATTTTTAG
- a CDS encoding TRM11 family SAM-dependent methyltransferase, which yields MAKKITKWEPENFELEMTTHWSFPKRGDWATHDAKWRGNWSPYIPRNILLRYSQENDLVLDQFAGGGTTLVEAKLLNRNIIGVDVNDVALERCKEKTNFQHDGSDGKVYIHKGDARNLDFIKDNSIDLICTHPPYADIIKYSEDIEADLSHLKVKDFIKEMKKVADESYRVLKKDKFCAVLMGDTRQKGHMISMSFDVMKIFQDVGFKLKELIIKEQHNCKATGYWKTNSIKYNFLLIAHEYLFVFRK from the coding sequence ATGGCGAAAAAAATAACTAAATGGGAGCCAGAAAACTTTGAATTGGAAATGACAACTCATTGGTCTTTTCCCAAAAGAGGCGATTGGGCAACTCACGATGCAAAATGGAGAGGAAATTGGTCACCTTATATTCCTCGTAATATTTTGTTGAGATATTCTCAGGAAAATGATCTAGTGCTTGATCAGTTTGCTGGCGGAGGAACAACGCTTGTAGAAGCGAAGTTACTTAATAGAAATATAATTGGCGTTGATGTGAATGATGTCGCACTTGAGAGATGCAAAGAAAAAACGAATTTTCAGCATGATGGGTCAGACGGTAAAGTCTATATACATAAGGGTGATGCTCGTAATTTGGATTTTATTAAAGATAATAGCATAGACCTCATTTGTACACACCCTCCATATGCTGATATTATTAAGTACAGCGAAGATATTGAAGCTGATTTGTCGCACTTGAAAGTTAAGGACTTCATTAAAGAAATGAAAAAGGTAGCTGATGAAAGCTACAGAGTTCTAAAAAAAGATAAATTTTGTGCTGTTCTTATGGGAGATACTCGTCAAAAAGGACATATGATATCGATGTCTTTTGATGTGATGAAAATATTTCAAGATGTTGGATTTAAGCTAAAAGAATTGATTATTAAAGAGCAACATAATTGTAAGGCAACTGGTTATTGGAAAACAAACAGTATTAAATACAACTTTTTGTTGATTGCACACGAATATTTGTTTGTTTTTAGGAAGTAA
- a CDS encoding VapE domain-containing protein: MNNWLKFDDLELSDYVDRELEITDKGQVKNTTTNLITVLVNPCFCKEQDILSGYIFFDTCSRTIRFYGKLKGEKNTDLEIRKWNDHMTNILGVEIEREFGIKYSKNRMEDAVLFVAHKRAINLPAMYMESLPYDGQEYISKLLPKYLGVEDTKLNSWIMKHILVGMVKRAFNPGCKFDELMVLTGVQGVGKTSFIEKLALFPEWYCSLNNIKGKDAVSNLVGKIVVELEEFVALRNAKSADEAKLFISARTSTVRLPYERFSTDVKRSCILIATTNDATFLGDFSGERRYLPVKVNSEKIQIPLMYDPEKFPVLETITRKEHAEMLKNDFEGAIAEAVYLYKNKLHDFYLPKELRGDLDYVIQTHKSENRHVQNFLDFMEWKITKSDTPNLLCSAEFTSRYHETNEKIFSELMANEMSDEWKLEPSVKSKKVRIDGVVRVSKKFYKRNINTDFVEVKDIEIPF; encoded by the coding sequence TTGAATAATTGGCTTAAATTCGATGATTTGGAGCTAAGCGATTATGTAGATCGAGAACTTGAAATCACAGATAAGGGACAAGTCAAAAATACAACAACCAATCTCATAACTGTGTTAGTGAATCCCTGTTTTTGTAAAGAACAAGATATTTTATCAGGATATATTTTCTTTGACACTTGCAGCAGAACAATTCGTTTTTACGGAAAGTTAAAGGGAGAAAAAAACACTGATTTAGAAATACGAAAATGGAATGACCATATGACAAATATCCTCGGTGTTGAAATCGAAAGAGAATTTGGAATTAAGTATTCTAAAAATCGTATGGAAGATGCCGTTCTTTTTGTTGCTCATAAGAGGGCAATCAATTTACCGGCGATGTATATGGAATCGCTACCATATGACGGGCAAGAATATATTTCAAAATTACTACCCAAATATCTTGGAGTAGAGGATACAAAATTAAATTCTTGGATTATGAAACATATCTTGGTCGGTATGGTAAAAAGAGCGTTTAATCCCGGATGTAAGTTTGATGAATTGATGGTTCTTACAGGTGTGCAGGGCGTTGGGAAAACTTCATTTATTGAAAAACTGGCACTGTTTCCTGAATGGTATTGCTCATTAAACAATATAAAAGGGAAAGATGCCGTCAGTAATTTGGTAGGTAAGATTGTTGTTGAGCTTGAAGAATTTGTTGCTCTTAGAAATGCGAAAAGTGCTGATGAAGCTAAACTTTTTATTTCGGCAAGAACAAGCACGGTAAGACTTCCATATGAACGCTTTTCAACAGATGTTAAACGAAGTTGTATTTTGATTGCGACAACAAACGACGCTACATTCTTGGGCGATTTCTCAGGGGAAAGAAGGTACTTACCTGTAAAAGTGAACAGTGAAAAGATACAAATTCCGCTGATGTATGATCCGGAAAAATTTCCTGTATTGGAAACTATCACAAGAAAAGAACATGCAGAAATGCTGAAAAATGATTTTGAAGGAGCTATTGCAGAAGCGGTATATCTTTATAAAAATAAGCTGCATGATTTCTATTTGCCGAAGGAATTAAGGGGCGATTTGGACTATGTCATTCAAACACACAAGAGCGAAAACAGACATGTGCAAAATTTCTTAGACTTTATGGAATGGAAGATAACGAAGTCTGATACTCCTAATTTATTATGTTCCGCAGAATTTACAAGTAGATACCATGAAACCAATGAAAAAATATTTTCGGAATTAATGGCAAACGAAATGTCAGATGAATGGAAACTTGAACCCTCTGTAAAAAGTAAGAAGGTAAGAATTGACGGTGTGGTTCGGGTTAGCAAGAAGTTTTATAAACGAAATATTAATACAGATTTTGTGGAAGTAAAAGATATCGAAATTCCGTTTTAA
- a CDS encoding DNA adenine methylase, with translation MEYISAREAADKWGISQRRVAVLCSENRINHATMVGNMWIIPASAEKPIDARSIRYKKKEEKNIKPFLKWVGGKGQLLREIEKYYPFENSTITKYAEPFVGGGAVLFDILSRYELEEVYISDINTELINAYRIIRDDIDELITMLQAMQDEFVPMDTDERKVYYMAKRERFNHLKINGDETINIEKAALMVFLNKTCFNGLFRVNKKGLFNVPMGSYKNPMICDEKNLRALSQKLQKVHIVCGDYRLSRDFIDEHTFVYFDPPYRPLTDTANFTAYTENLFNDDSQKELANFVDELNKKGAKIVVSNSDPKNSDTEDDFFDDIYSAHKIKRVEATRMINCNGESRGKVKELLISNF, from the coding sequence ATGGAATATATATCTGCAAGAGAAGCGGCTGATAAGTGGGGAATTTCACAAAGACGAGTTGCTGTTCTTTGTTCAGAGAACAGAATTAATCATGCAACTATGGTAGGTAACATGTGGATTATTCCTGCTTCAGCTGAAAAACCGATAGATGCAAGAAGCATAAGGTACAAGAAAAAAGAAGAGAAAAATATAAAACCATTTTTAAAATGGGTAGGTGGAAAAGGGCAACTTCTTCGAGAAATAGAAAAGTATTATCCTTTTGAAAATAGTACTATTACAAAATATGCGGAACCGTTTGTTGGTGGTGGAGCTGTCCTCTTTGACATATTGAGTAGATATGAGTTGGAAGAAGTTTATATTAGCGATATTAATACGGAACTTATTAATGCGTATCGCATTATTAGAGATGATATAGATGAACTTATTACTATGTTACAAGCTATGCAGGATGAGTTTGTACCAATGGATACAGACGAACGTAAAGTCTACTATATGGCAAAGAGAGAGCGTTTTAATCATTTAAAAATCAATGGTGATGAAACTATCAATATTGAAAAAGCGGCATTGATGGTTTTCCTTAACAAGACCTGCTTCAATGGCTTGTTCCGTGTTAATAAAAAAGGATTATTTAATGTGCCTATGGGTTCTTACAAGAATCCTATGATTTGCGATGAAAAAAATCTTCGAGCATTATCGCAGAAGTTACAAAAGGTTCATATTGTTTGTGGAGATTATAGACTCTCAAGAGATTTTATTGATGAACATACTTTTGTGTATTTTGATCCGCCATATCGTCCACTTACAGACACTGCAAATTTTACAGCGTATACGGAAAATTTGTTTAATGATGATAGTCAAAAAGAATTAGCAAACTTTGTTGATGAATTGAACAAAAAAGGAGCAAAAATAGTGGTGAGTAATTCGGATCCTAAGAATTCAGATACAGAGGATGATTTCTTTGATGATATTTACTCTGCTCATAAAATTAAGAGAGTGGAGGCGACAAGAATGATTAATTGTAATGGAGAATCGAGAGGTAAGGTTAAAGAACTTCTTATATCCAATTTTTAA